The Aeromonas encheleia genomic sequence GCACCATGGGGTACTTGATGCGGTTCTTGGCATGGACCTGGAACGGCGCCATGTCGATGAGATCGTTCGGTGCCGGATCGTCGGCCACCGGCTGCACGCGGATCATGCGGCCATCGGCGACTATGGCTTCGAAGGCACCCCAGTGGGCGCCGGTCAGTATGCCCTTCTGGGCCGGTACCAAGGTCGGGAACTGTTCAAGCGCCGTGCTGATGGCTTGCGCCAGGGCGTGCTTGGGGAACAGGCCGGCGAGCAGCGGCAGGGCGGCGCAGGCCCCCAGTCCCTTGAGCAGGCTGCGGCGGGACAGATTGGTCTGTTGGTCATTGAAAAAAGTCATATCGAATTCCTCTGTTCCAGCCTTAGTGTGCCGCGCTCATGTCACTGGCGTGTTTTTGCACGTATTGGGTCAGCATGCGGGCCTGCTCTGGGGTAAGAGAGGTGCGTGATTCCATGCCCTTGATGACGCCGATCCACTGGTTGGCGTTGAAGTGATCCAGCGCGGTCAGGCCGTGGCAGCCGGTGCAGTTGTTGGACATCAGGGTGGAGGCGTATTGCCACAGCTTGCCCTGATCGCCGATGAGCTGGCGCTGATCCACCCAGGCGGTCAGCTTGACCTGATGCCAGGTGAGGTTGGTGGCGCTGTCGGTCTCGCTCTTGCCGGTGACCAGCGCCTGCTTGGCGGCGTCGCCGACCAGCACGCTCAGGATGCGCTTGCCGGGGGCGGCGTAGAACACCTCGCTCACGCCGTCCTGTTGCCAGCCTTCGATCCGTACCTGGGCGCGACCGTTGTCGTTGGCCAGGATCTCGACTTGCGTCGATGGCATCAGGGTGCCCTCGTCCGTGGTCGCCTTGGCATCGAGGAACAGCGGCGTGGTAGCGATGGCGTAGCGAGTGGTGACAGTCGCCGGGGTCTGGGCGGCGGCCGCCGCCAGTTCACTGGCGCCGGCGGCGGCCAGGCCACTCATGTCCGGCATGATGTGGGCGACCCCGCGGTGACAGTCGATGCAGGTCTGGCCCTCCTTGATGGCCACCGGGTGCTCGGCGCGGGCGTTGGGACGCTGGGCCAGGATGTCCATGGCGGCGTAGCTGTGGCAGCTGCGGCAGGTGGCGGAGTCATTGGCCTTGAGCTGATCCCAGACGGTCTGGGCCATGCGCAGCTTGTGCTCCTCATACTTCTGGGGGCTATCCAGGGTACCGAGGGCCTCGTGGTAGATATCCTTCACGGCGCGGATCTTGGTCCACAGATAGGAGCCGGGGTCATTGGGGATGTGGCAGTCGGCGCACTCGGCCCGGATCCCCTTCACGTTCTGGAAGTGCACGCTGCCCTGATATTCGGCCAGCGGTGTCTGCATGGAGTGGCAGGAGACACAGAACTCGGTGGAGCTGGTCTTGTGCAGCACAGTGACGGTGACTCCCAGCGCCGCGACGCCCAGCAGGGCCCCGAGCAGCAGGAGCCAGAACCAGGTCTTTCTCAACATTTTTCCAAGCATGGCGGCAGTTCCCTACGATCAAATATTACCAATATAGTAGTAGTCTTGGCGGATGAGGGGTTGACCTCGGTTATGGTTTTTATTCTTTAAATTGGATTTTTTTCGTTTTAAATTCCATTTAAATTTTCATGTATGAATTTAAATCAAATTCTAGTTGTTAACCTTGTTAGTTTAGCCTTATTTGACACCCTTTAAATCATCAAATCCGCACGAGTCATGCTGGAAACGGCTCTGACTCGACGTTTTGCTCCCCGGTATGACAGCCGGGCTCTGAATGGACAGGTGTTGGGCTTTGCGAAAGGCTCGATATATACTGTTTGCATATACAGTGATCAGGTTTGTCAGTCATGCGACTCTTTATTGCCGAGAAGCCCAGCCTGGGCCGCGCCATCGCCGATGCCCTGCCCAAGCCCCACAAGAAGGGGGAGGGCTTTATCGAGACCGCCGAGGGCGACGTGGTGACCTGGTGCATCGGCCACCTGCTGGAGCAGGCCGAGCCCGATGCCTATGACGCCGCCTACAAGCAGTGGCGCATGGAGCAGCTCCCCATCATTCCCGGCCAGTGGCAGCTGGTGGCCAAGCCCAAGACCAGGACCCAGCTCACCGTCATCAAGCGGCTGATCAAGCAGGCCGACTGCGTGGTGAATGCCGGCGATCCGGACCGGGAGGGGCAGTTGCTGGTGGACGAGGTGATCGATTTTCTCGGCTATCCCAAGAGCAAGCCGGTGCAGCGCTGCCTCATCAGCGACCTGAATCCGCCGGCGGTGCGCAGGGCCCTCGACAAGCTGCGGGACAACAAGGAGTTCGTGCCGCTGGCGGTCTCGGCGCTGGCCCGCAGCCGCGCCGACTGGCTCTATGGCATCAACATGACCCGGGCCTACACCCTGCTCGGGCGCAAGGGGGGCTGTAGCGAGCTGCTGTCGGTCGGCCGGGTGCAGACCCCGCTGCTGGGGCTGGTGGTGCGGCGGGATCTGGAGATAGACGCCTTCGTGCCCAAGCCCTTCTTCGAGGTGCTGGCCCATGTGGTGACCCAGGGCAACGAGCGGTTCAACGCGAAGTGGCTGCCGTCCGAGGCCTGCGCTCCCTGGCAGGATGAGGAGGGACGGGTGCTCAACCGGGCCTTGGCCGCCAAGGTGGTGGAGCGGATCAAAGGCCAGCCTGCCCAGGTGGAGGAGGTCGAGGAGCAGGCCCGCAAGCAGACGGCGCCGCTACCCTACAACCTCTCCAGCCTGCAGATCGATGCCGCCAAGCGCTTCGGCATGGATGCCAAGCGGGTGCTGGATATCTGCCAGGCACTCTACGAGCGCCACAAGCTCATCACCTACCCCAGATCCGACAGCCGGCACCTGCCGAGCGATCACTTCAGCCGAGCCCCCCAGGTGCGCGACGCCATAGCCGCGACCGCGCCGGCTCTGGCCAAGGCGGTGAGCGAGGCGGATGGCAAGATCCGCAGCAAGGCTTGGAACGACAGCAAGGTCGATGCCCACCACGCCATCATTCCCACCGAGAAGCGTGGCAACGAAGGCAGTCTCTCCGCAGAGGAGAGCAAGATCTATGGCCTGATCGCCCGCCAGTATCTGCTGCAGTTCTACCCGCCGTTCGAATACAACGACAGCAAGGTGTTGCTGCGCATCGCCGGTGGTCTGTTCCAGGCCAAGGCCAGGCGCATCCTCAAGGCTGGCTGGAAGGCGCTGCTGGGGGTGGAAGAGGACGATGAAGAGGAGGCGGGGAGCCTGCCCGCCCTACGCCAGGGTGAGCAGTTGCAGTGTGAACGGGGCGAGTTGCTGGAGAAGATGACCCAGGCCCCCAAGTCGTTCACCGACGCCACCCTGCTGGCCGCCATGACCGGCATCGCCCGCCATGTGCAGGATCCCGAGATCCGCAAGACCCTGCGCGAGACCGATGGCCTCGGCACCGAGGCGACCCGGGCCGGCATCATAGATCTGCTGTTCAAGCGACGCTTCCTGGTGCGCCAGGGCAAGAGCATCAAGGCCACCCCCACCGGACGGGCGCTGATCCTGGCGCTGCCCGCCAGCGCTACCACCCCGGATATGACGGCGCTGTGGGAGCAGCACCTCGGCCAGATCGCCGAACGTCACGCCAGCTACCAGCAGTTCATGGGGCCGCTTGCCGAGCAGCTGCATGGACTGATCGAGGGGGCGAGGCAGGACTCCGGCGCCAGATTCAGCGCCCTGCCCAAGGCGGCCGCGGGCGCCGACAAACGCCGCTTCAGTCGCAAGAGCAGCGCCGGCGGCGGCCCCCGCAAGAGCGCGGCCAAGCGTCCGGCCAGGGGCAAGGCGGCCTGAGCCGAGGGTGCACCGGAAAAAAGAAAGGGGCCCTGGGCCCCTTTCTCGCATCCATGGAGGATCAGCCCGTATAGACCCCCTCTTCCGGGTAGCGGATCCGGGTCTCGCTCGGTCTGGCCAGCATGAGGGCCAGTGTGAGGGGCCCCAGACGGCCGCAGATCATCACCAGCACCAGAATGAGTTTGCCAGGCTCACTCAGGGAGGCGGTGATACCGGTGGAGAGGCCGACGGTAGCAAAGGCCGAAATGGTCTCGAACATGATCTTGTCGAAGGGTTGTGACTCGGTGATCATCAGCAGGAACATCGCCAGCATCAGCACCATGGTGCTGACGATGATGATGGCCAGCGAGCGGGTCACTATCTGGGGTGACAGGGTGCGGCCAAACGCGGTGACATGGGGCCGCTTGGTCAGAAACGCCTTGGTCGCCAGCAACACCACCGCAAAGGTGGTTACCTTGATGCCGCCCCCGGTGGAGGTGGCGCCGGCGCCGATGAACATCAGCATCATCAGGAACAGCAGGGCCGCAGGGGTCATCAAGCCGATATTGATGGTGTTGAAACCCGCGGTACGGGCGCTGGCAGACTGGAAGAAAGCCGCCAACAGCTGGCCGCCAATGCCGGCGTTGCCGAAGGTGCCTGGGTTGTTGTGCTCAAGCAGCCAGAACATCAGGGTCCCGGCCAGCAACAGCGACGGGGTCATCAGCAGCATCAGCTTGCTGTGTAACTTCAGCTTGCGCCAGCGCCGGTTGCGCACCAGATCGACGATGACGGTGAAACCAATCCCACCGAGGATCAGCAGACCGGCGATGGTCAGGCTGATGATGGGGTCATCTCTATAGTCGATGAGGTTGTTGGCAAACAGCGAGAAGCCGGCGTTGTTGAAGGCGGACACCGCATGGAAGAAGCTGACATAGAGGCCGTGGACCCAGCCCATCTCCGGTACCCAGCGGATGGCCATGAGGCCGGTGCCGATCAACTGCGCGATGAAGGCGAACAGCACTATGCGCTTCACCAGCTGGATGATGTTGACCGAGCCCTCCTGACCCAGTGCCTCCTTGGCCAGCACCTGCTGGCGCAGGCCGACCCGCTTGCTGAACATGGCGATCAGCAGCAGGGTCATGGTCATCTGGCCCAGGCCGCCGATCTCCATCAGCATCAGCAGGAAGATCTGCCCCTGCAGGGTGAAGACGGTACCGGTATCCACCACCCCGAGGCCGGTCACGCTGATGGCCGAGGTGGCGGTGAACAGGGCGTTGACGAAGGTGACCTCGCCATTGTGGCTGGAGGGCTGGACCAGGAACAGGGTGCCAATCAACAGGATGACGAGGAAACTGCCGAGGATCAGCCTGGCTTCGCTCCAGCGGGAATCGGCATCCCGATGCAGGGCAAAGGCATAGCTGCTGCGCCAGTTGATCATAGGGTGTCGAGCCAGTGATCGATGGCATGCTTGTTACCGGCCAGGATCAGGATGTCGCCCAGCTGCAGCTCCATCTTGCCGGTCAGTACGTTGTGCAGCACCTGGCCGCGCTTGATGGCCAGCAACTGCAGTTCGGTCTGCTGCAACAGGTGCAGGTCGGCCAGGGTGCGGCCATTTTGCGCCAGGCCGATGACAAACTCGGTCAGCACCATGTCGTGTCCCAGCTCCAGGTAGTCGAACAGGCGGTTGTCCAGCATGCTCTGGGCGACCCGGCGCCCCATGTCCCACTCAGGGTTGATTACCTTGTCGGCGCCCACCTTCTGCAGGATCTTGGCGTGAAACTTGTCGCGGGCCTTGACCCAGACCTTCTTTACCCCCGCCTCCTTCAGCACTAGCGTGGTGAGAATGCTGGTCTCCAGGTTGTCACCTATGGCGACGAAGACGATGTCGAAGTTGGCCAGGCCAAGCTCGGCGACGGTGGCCTCATCGGTCGCATCGGCGACGATGACATGATTGCACAGGGTGGCAATCTGACGGGTTTTGGCCTCGTCGATGTCGATCGCCAGTACCTCGGCATCCTGCCGTTGCAACTCTTCGCACAGGGCGCTGCCGAACAGGCCGAGGCCTATGACGGCAAATTGGTTGTTCATTTATGCTTCCTCAGAGGGCTGAAGGAGTTACTCTACCCCAGCAGATTGAGTCCGAAAAGTGCCTGGATTTTTCGTCCCGCGGGATCTGGGGTAAACTGCCCGCTTGCTCTTGTCGGGACACGCAGATGAAACTCACCCCCCACGCCCCCTTGTTGACCCTCAACACCCTGGCCCTCGATGCCCATTGCCTCTGGCTGGCAGAGGTGACCCGGCTCGATGACCTCAGATCCCTGATGGCCAACCCCGAACTGATCGCCCTGCCGCGCCTGGTGCTGGGGGGAGGGAGCAACATCCTGTTCTGCAACGACTTCGCCGGTCTGGTGGTACTCAACCGCCTGCAGGGCATCGAGTTGCAGGATGAGGGCGACCACTGGCTGCTGCACGTGGCGGCGGGGGAGGAGTGGCACCAGCTGGTTCGCCATGCCCTGCAGCAGGGCTGGCATGGGCTGGAGAATCTGGCGTTGATCCCGGGCACTGTCGGAGCCGCCCCAGTGCAGAACATCGGCGCCTACGGCGTCGAGCTGGCCGACTTCTGCGCCTATGTGGAGGCATTCAACTGGCAAACGGGCGAGGTGGAGCGCATTCAGGCTGCCGACTGCCAGTTCGGCTATCGCGACAGCATCTTCAAGCACGCTTGCCAGGACTCCCACTTCATCACCGCCGTCGGTCTGCGCCTGCCCAAGGCCTGGCAGCCGGTGCTGGGCTATGGTCCGCTCGCCGCGCTCGGTGAGCATCCCAAGGCGCAGGCCATCTTCGACACCGTCTGCGCCACCCGCATGGCCAAGCTGCCGGATCCGGCCGTGCTCGGCAATGCCGGCAGCTTCTTCAAGAACCCCTTGGTCAGCCTGGCGCAGGCCGAGCGGCTCAAGCTGCAGCATCCGCAACTGCCTGTCTATCCCGCCGGGGAGGGGCAGGCCAAGCTGGCGGCGGGCTGGCTCATCGATCAGTGCGGCCTCAAGGGCTTCGCCATCGGCCGCGCCGCCGTGCACCAGCAGCAGGCGCTGGTGCTGGTGAACCTCGGTGGGGCCAGCGCCATGGAGCTCATCGCTCTGGCGGCTCATGTGCGAGACAGTGTAGAGCAGCGCTTCGGCGTGTTGCTGGAGCACGAGGTACGCTTCATGGGACTCACCGGTGAGACCAGGCTCGACGAGGTGCTGGCATGAGCCTCACCCCCATCAGACAGACCCTGATCAACCTGCTCAGCGACGGCCAGTTCCATTCCGGCGAGCAGCTCGGCGAGCAGCTCGGCATCAGCCGGGCGGCGGTGAGCAAGCACATGGCCGCCCTCAAGGATCTCGGGCTGGATCTGTTCAGCCTGACCGGCAAGGGCTATCGGCTGGCGGTGCCCATGGCACTGTACGATCAGCCGCAGCTGCAGGCCCTGGCACCCATGGCGCCGGTGCACTGCTTCTCGGTGATCGACTCCACCAACCAGCATCTGCTGGAGCGGGTGAGCCGGCTTCAGTCCGGCGAGAGCTGCCTGGCAGAGTGCCAGACTGCCGGTCGTGGCCGTCGTGGCAAGCCCTGGGTCTCTCCCTTCGGCTGCCAGCTGATCCTGAGCATGTACTGGCGCCTCGAGCAGGGCATGGCCGCAGCCATGGGATTGAGTCTGGCGGTCGGGGTGGCCGTGGTGGAGGCGTTGGAGTCGCTCGGTTATCCGGGCGTCGAGCTGAAGTGGCCGAACGACCTCTACTATCAGGGCCGCAAGTTGGCGGGCA encodes the following:
- a CDS encoding TrkH family potassium uptake protein, which gives rise to MINWRSSYAFALHRDADSRWSEARLILGSFLVILLIGTLFLVQPSSHNGEVTFVNALFTATSAISVTGLGVVDTGTVFTLQGQIFLLMLMEIGGLGQMTMTLLLIAMFSKRVGLRQQVLAKEALGQEGSVNIIQLVKRIVLFAFIAQLIGTGLMAIRWVPEMGWVHGLYVSFFHAVSAFNNAGFSLFANNLIDYRDDPIISLTIAGLLILGGIGFTVIVDLVRNRRWRKLKLHSKLMLLMTPSLLLAGTLMFWLLEHNNPGTFGNAGIGGQLLAAFFQSASARTAGFNTINIGLMTPAALLFLMMLMFIGAGATSTGGGIKVTTFAVVLLATKAFLTKRPHVTAFGRTLSPQIVTRSLAIIIVSTMVLMLAMFLLMITESQPFDKIMFETISAFATVGLSTGITASLSEPGKLILVLVMICGRLGPLTLALMLARPSETRIRYPEEGVYTG
- the murB gene encoding UDP-N-acetylmuramate dehydrogenase, translated to MKLTPHAPLLTLNTLALDAHCLWLAEVTRLDDLRSLMANPELIALPRLVLGGGSNILFCNDFAGLVVLNRLQGIELQDEGDHWLLHVAAGEEWHQLVRHALQQGWHGLENLALIPGTVGAAPVQNIGAYGVELADFCAYVEAFNWQTGEVERIQAADCQFGYRDSIFKHACQDSHFITAVGLRLPKAWQPVLGYGPLAALGEHPKAQAIFDTVCATRMAKLPDPAVLGNAGSFFKNPLVSLAQAERLKLQHPQLPVYPAGEGQAKLAAGWLIDQCGLKGFAIGRAAVHQQQALVLVNLGGASAMELIALAAHVRDSVEQRFGVLLEHEVRFMGLTGETRLDEVLA
- a CDS encoding DNA topoisomerase III — protein: MRLFIAEKPSLGRAIADALPKPHKKGEGFIETAEGDVVTWCIGHLLEQAEPDAYDAAYKQWRMEQLPIIPGQWQLVAKPKTRTQLTVIKRLIKQADCVVNAGDPDREGQLLVDEVIDFLGYPKSKPVQRCLISDLNPPAVRRALDKLRDNKEFVPLAVSALARSRADWLYGINMTRAYTLLGRKGGCSELLSVGRVQTPLLGLVVRRDLEIDAFVPKPFFEVLAHVVTQGNERFNAKWLPSEACAPWQDEEGRVLNRALAAKVVERIKGQPAQVEEVEEQARKQTAPLPYNLSSLQIDAAKRFGMDAKRVLDICQALYERHKLITYPRSDSRHLPSDHFSRAPQVRDAIAATAPALAKAVSEADGKIRSKAWNDSKVDAHHAIIPTEKRGNEGSLSAEESKIYGLIARQYLLQFYPPFEYNDSKVLLRIAGGLFQAKARRILKAGWKALLGVEEDDEEEAGSLPALRQGEQLQCERGELLEKMTQAPKSFTDATLLAAMTGIARHVQDPEIRKTLRETDGLGTEATRAGIIDLLFKRRFLVRQGKSIKATPTGRALILALPASATTPDMTALWEQHLGQIAERHASYQQFMGPLAEQLHGLIEGARQDSGARFSALPKAAAGADKRRFSRKSSAGGGPRKSAAKRPARGKAA
- a CDS encoding NapC/NirT family cytochrome c; this translates as MLGKMLRKTWFWLLLLGALLGVAALGVTVTVLHKTSSTEFCVSCHSMQTPLAEYQGSVHFQNVKGIRAECADCHIPNDPGSYLWTKIRAVKDIYHEALGTLDSPQKYEEHKLRMAQTVWDQLKANDSATCRSCHSYAAMDILAQRPNARAEHPVAIKEGQTCIDCHRGVAHIMPDMSGLAAAGASELAAAAAQTPATVTTRYAIATTPLFLDAKATTDEGTLMPSTQVEILANDNGRAQVRIEGWQQDGVSEVFYAAPGKRILSVLVGDAAKQALVTGKSETDSATNLTWHQVKLTAWVDQRQLIGDQGKLWQYASTLMSNNCTGCHGLTALDHFNANQWIGVIKGMESRTSLTPEQARMLTQYVQKHASDMSAAH
- a CDS encoding potassium channel family protein, whose product is MNNQFAVIGLGLFGSALCEELQRQDAEVLAIDIDEAKTRQIATLCNHVIVADATDEATVAELGLANFDIVFVAIGDNLETSILTTLVLKEAGVKKVWVKARDKFHAKILQKVGADKVINPEWDMGRRVAQSMLDNRLFDYLELGHDMVLTEFVIGLAQNGRTLADLHLLQQTELQLLAIKRGQVLHNVLTGKMELQLGDILILAGNKHAIDHWLDTL
- the birA gene encoding bifunctional biotin--[acetyl-CoA-carboxylase] ligase/biotin operon repressor BirA gives rise to the protein MSLTPIRQTLINLLSDGQFHSGEQLGEQLGISRAAVSKHMAALKDLGLDLFSLTGKGYRLAVPMALYDQPQLQALAPMAPVHCFSVIDSTNQHLLERVSRLQSGESCLAECQTAGRGRRGKPWVSPFGCQLILSMYWRLEQGMAAAMGLSLAVGVAVVEALESLGYPGVELKWPNDLYYQGRKLAGILVEMSGSAGASCHLVIGIGLNLAMPARQGEKIDQAWSELRHVQPELVDRNQLAACVLLHLQRAMQTFEQSGLASFVESWNRLDYFAGRPVRLLMGEQEIRGIARGIDDRGALRLETDEGIKYYLGGEISLRRGD